Proteins encoded in a region of the Burkholderia ubonensis subsp. mesacidophila genome:
- the katG gene encoding catalase/peroxidase HPI, translating into MSTESKCPFHHTAAGGTSNKDWWPEQLNLNILHRHSSVSDPMDEAFNYAEAFKQLDFAALKQDLHALMTMSQDWWPADFGHYGGLFIRMAWHSAGTYRTGDGRGGAGGGQQRFAPLNSWPDNGNLDKARRLLWPIKQKYGRNISWADLMILAGNVALESMGFKTFGYAGGRADTWEPDDVYWGAEKIWLELSGGPNSRYSGDRDLENPLAAVQMGLIYVNPEGPDGNPDPIAAARDIRETFARMAMNDEETVALIAGGHTFGKTHGAGPASNVGAEPEAAAIEAQGLGWKSSYGTGKGKDAITSGLEVTWTTTPTQWSHNFFENLFGYEWELTKSPAGAHQWVAKNADAVIPDAFDPSKKHLPTMLTTDLSLRFDPAYEKIARRFYENPDQFADAFARAWFKLTHRDMGPRARYLGPEVPAEALLWQDPVPAVDHELIDAADAAALKDKILASGLSVSQLVSTAWASASTFRGSDKRGGANGARIRLAPQKDWEANQPAQLAKVLATLEGIRGAFNDAQTGGKQVSLADLIVLAGAAGVEQAAKNAGQTVTVPFAPGRTDASQEQTDVEAIAVLEPHADGFRNYLKGKYRVPAEALLVDKAQLLTLTAPEMTVLLGGLRVLGANVGQSAHGVFTDRPEALTNDFFVNLLDMGTEWKPVSADNDVFEGRDRATGKVKWTGTRVDLVFGSHSQLRALAEVYGSADAQEKFVRDFVAVWNKVMNLDRFDLA; encoded by the coding sequence ATGTCGACTGAAAGCAAGTGCCCGTTCCATCACACCGCAGCCGGCGGCACGTCGAACAAGGACTGGTGGCCCGAGCAGCTCAACCTGAATATCCTCCATCGGCATTCGTCCGTGTCCGACCCGATGGACGAGGCGTTCAACTATGCCGAAGCGTTCAAGCAGCTGGATTTCGCGGCCCTCAAGCAGGACCTCCACGCGCTGATGACGATGTCGCAGGACTGGTGGCCGGCCGACTTCGGCCACTACGGCGGCCTGTTCATCCGCATGGCTTGGCATAGCGCCGGCACGTATCGCACGGGCGACGGCCGCGGCGGCGCGGGCGGTGGCCAGCAGCGCTTCGCCCCGCTCAACAGCTGGCCCGACAACGGCAACCTCGACAAGGCGCGCCGGCTGCTGTGGCCGATCAAGCAGAAGTACGGCCGCAACATATCGTGGGCCGACCTGATGATCCTGGCCGGCAACGTCGCGCTCGAATCGATGGGCTTCAAGACCTTCGGCTACGCGGGCGGCCGTGCGGACACGTGGGAACCGGACGACGTCTACTGGGGTGCGGAAAAGATCTGGCTGGAGCTGAGCGGCGGCCCGAACAGCCGCTACTCGGGCGACCGTGATCTCGAGAACCCGCTGGCCGCCGTGCAGATGGGCCTGATCTACGTGAACCCGGAAGGCCCGGACGGCAACCCCGACCCGATCGCCGCGGCGCGCGACATTCGCGAGACCTTCGCGCGGATGGCGATGAACGACGAGGAAACCGTCGCGCTGATCGCGGGCGGCCATACGTTCGGCAAGACCCACGGCGCAGGGCCCGCGTCGAACGTCGGCGCCGAGCCGGAAGCCGCGGCCATCGAGGCGCAGGGGCTCGGCTGGAAGAGCAGCTACGGCACCGGCAAGGGCAAGGACGCGATCACGAGCGGGCTGGAAGTCACGTGGACGACCACGCCGACGCAGTGGAGCCACAACTTCTTCGAGAACCTGTTCGGCTACGAATGGGAGCTGACGAAGAGCCCGGCCGGCGCGCACCAGTGGGTTGCGAAGAACGCCGACGCGGTGATTCCGGACGCGTTCGATCCGTCGAAGAAGCACCTGCCGACGATGCTGACGACCGACCTGTCGCTGCGCTTCGATCCGGCCTACGAAAAGATCGCGCGGCGCTTCTACGAGAACCCGGACCAGTTCGCCGACGCGTTCGCCCGGGCGTGGTTCAAGCTGACGCACCGCGACATGGGCCCGCGCGCACGCTATCTCGGCCCGGAAGTGCCGGCTGAGGCGCTGCTGTGGCAAGACCCGGTGCCGGCCGTCGACCACGAGCTGATCGATGCCGCCGACGCTGCGGCGCTGAAGGACAAGATCCTCGCATCGGGGCTGTCCGTGTCGCAGCTGGTGTCGACCGCGTGGGCGTCGGCGTCGACGTTCCGCGGCTCCGACAAGCGCGGCGGCGCGAACGGCGCGCGCATTCGCCTCGCGCCGCAGAAGGACTGGGAAGCGAACCAACCCGCGCAGCTGGCGAAGGTGCTGGCGACGCTCGAAGGCATCCGCGGCGCGTTCAACGACGCGCAGACGGGCGGCAAGCAGGTGTCGCTCGCGGACCTGATCGTGCTGGCCGGTGCAGCGGGCGTCGAGCAGGCGGCGAAGAACGCGGGCCAGACGGTGACGGTGCCGTTCGCGCCGGGCCGCACGGATGCGTCGCAGGAGCAGACCGACGTCGAGGCGATTGCCGTGCTCGAGCCGCACGCGGACGGCTTCCGCAACTACCTGAAGGGCAAGTACCGGGTGCCGGCCGAGGCGCTGCTGGTCGACAAGGCGCAACTGCTGACGCTGACCGCGCCGGAAATGACGGTGCTGCTGGGCGGATTGCGCGTGCTGGGCGCGAACGTCGGGCAGAGCGCGCACGGCGTGTTCACGGACCGGCCGGAGGCGCTGACCAACGACTTCTTCGTGAACCTGCTCGACATGGGCACGGAGTGGAAGCCGGTCTCGGCCGACAACGACGTGTTCGAAGGGCGCGATCGCGCGACGGGCAAGGTGAAGTGGACCGGCACGCGCGTGGACCTGGTGTTCGGCTCGCACTCGCAGCTGCGGGCGCTGGCCGAGGTCTACGGCAGCGCGGATGCGCAGGAGAAGTTCGTGCGCGACTTCGTCGCGGTCTGGAACAAGGTGATGAACCTCGACCGCTTCGACCTCGCGTAA
- a CDS encoding FAD-binding oxidoreductase — MNHPAPPAPPTGTRRPLPPALLDTLRAAFGERVSTADAVRAHHGRDESPFDPQLPDAVVFAHSADDVRQVVALCALYGVPLIPYGAGSSLEGHLLAVRGGVSLDLSEMNRVLSINAEDLTVTVEPGITRKALNEALRDTGLFFPIDPGADASIGGMTATRASGTNAVRYGTMRENVLGLTAVLADGRVVKTGSRARKSSAGYDLTRLFVGSEGTLGVITEITLRLHPLPEAVSAATCTFPSMGDAVRTVIETIQIGVPIARVEFVDALAIRSINRHSNLTLAEAPTLFFEFHGTEAGVKEQAELVEALAGQNHGQGFEWATRPEDRSRLWAARHNAFFAMLQLKPGCRAVTTDVCVPISQLAACVEETETDLRASSLPCPIVGHVGDGNFHVAILIDPDRPEELDEAERINDRIVERALRMGGTCTGEHGVGLHKMRFLPKEHGDDAIDAMRAIKLALDPRNLMNPGKIFTC, encoded by the coding sequence GTGAATCACCCCGCCCCGCCGGCCCCACCGACCGGAACGCGCCGCCCCCTGCCCCCCGCCTTGCTCGATACGCTGCGCGCCGCGTTCGGCGAACGCGTGTCGACGGCCGACGCGGTGCGCGCGCATCACGGCCGCGACGAATCGCCGTTCGACCCGCAGTTGCCCGACGCGGTCGTGTTCGCGCACAGCGCCGACGACGTCCGGCAGGTCGTCGCGCTCTGCGCGCTCTACGGCGTGCCGCTGATCCCGTACGGCGCGGGCTCGTCGCTCGAAGGCCACCTGCTCGCGGTGCGCGGCGGCGTGTCGCTCGACCTGTCCGAAATGAACCGCGTGCTGTCGATCAACGCGGAAGACCTGACCGTGACCGTCGAGCCCGGCATCACGCGCAAGGCGCTCAATGAGGCGCTGCGCGACACGGGCCTGTTCTTCCCGATCGATCCCGGCGCCGACGCCAGCATCGGCGGCATGACCGCGACCCGCGCGTCCGGCACCAACGCCGTGCGCTACGGCACGATGCGCGAGAACGTGCTCGGCCTGACCGCGGTGCTCGCCGACGGCCGCGTCGTGAAGACCGGCTCGCGCGCGCGCAAGTCGTCGGCCGGCTACGACCTCACGCGCCTGTTCGTCGGCTCCGAAGGCACGCTCGGCGTGATCACCGAAATCACGCTGCGCCTGCATCCGCTGCCGGAAGCCGTATCGGCCGCGACCTGCACGTTCCCGTCGATGGGCGACGCGGTGCGCACCGTGATCGAGACGATCCAGATCGGCGTGCCGATCGCCCGCGTCGAATTCGTCGATGCGCTCGCCATCCGCTCGATCAACCGCCATTCGAACCTGACGCTCGCCGAGGCGCCGACGCTGTTCTTCGAATTCCACGGCACCGAGGCCGGCGTCAAGGAACAGGCCGAACTGGTCGAAGCGCTCGCCGGCCAGAACCACGGCCAGGGCTTCGAATGGGCGACCCGGCCCGAAGACCGCAGCCGGCTCTGGGCCGCGCGGCACAACGCGTTCTTCGCGATGCTGCAGCTGAAGCCCGGCTGCCGCGCGGTGACGACCGACGTCTGCGTGCCGATCTCGCAGCTCGCCGCGTGCGTCGAGGAAACCGAGACCGACCTGCGCGCGTCGTCGCTGCCGTGCCCGATCGTCGGCCATGTCGGCGACGGCAATTTCCACGTCGCTATCCTGATCGATCCCGACCGCCCCGAGGAGCTGGACGAAGCGGAGCGCATCAATGACCGGATCGTCGAGCGGGCGCTGCGCATGGGCGGCACCTGCACGGGCGAGCACGGCGTCGGCCTGCACAAGATGCGCTTCCTGCCGAAGGAGCACGGCGACGACGCGATCGACGCGATGCGCGCGATCAAGCTCGCGCTCGACCCGCGCAACCTGATGAACCCCGGCAAAATCTTCACGTGCTAG
- a CDS encoding YggS family pyridoxal phosphate-dependent enzyme, whose protein sequence is MSDLAVQLESVHRRIADAARAAGRDPAAVTLLAVSKTFPADAVRAAHAAGQRAFGENYVQESIDKIDALADLRAALEWHFIGPLQSNKTRPVAERFDWVHSIDRLKIAQRLAEQRPAHLPPLNVCVQVNISGEASKSGVAPADVAEVAHAVAALPSLRLRGLMAIPEPAGDADALRAPHRALRALFDALRADGLPLDTLSMGMSADLEAAVLEGATIVRVGTAIFGARDYSH, encoded by the coding sequence ATGTCCGATCTCGCCGTCCAACTCGAATCCGTCCACCGCCGCATCGCCGACGCCGCCCGCGCGGCCGGGCGCGACCCCGCCGCCGTCACGCTGCTCGCCGTCTCGAAGACATTTCCCGCCGACGCGGTGCGCGCCGCGCACGCAGCCGGCCAGCGCGCATTCGGCGAGAACTACGTGCAGGAATCCATCGACAAGATCGACGCGCTCGCCGATCTGCGCGCGGCACTCGAATGGCATTTCATCGGGCCGCTGCAATCGAACAAGACGCGCCCCGTCGCCGAGCGCTTCGACTGGGTGCATTCGATCGACCGGCTGAAGATCGCGCAGCGGCTCGCCGAGCAGCGACCCGCGCACCTGCCGCCGCTCAACGTATGCGTGCAGGTGAACATCAGCGGCGAGGCGTCGAAGAGCGGCGTCGCGCCGGCCGACGTTGCCGAGGTCGCGCACGCGGTGGCCGCGCTGCCGTCGCTGCGGCTGCGCGGCCTGATGGCGATTCCCGAACCCGCGGGCGACGCCGACGCGCTGCGCGCGCCGCATCGCGCGCTGCGGGCGTTGTTCGACGCGCTGCGCGCGGACGGGCTGCCGCTCGACACGCTGTCGATGGGCATGTCCGCCGATCTCGAGGCGGCCGTGCTCGAAGGCGCGACGATCGTGCGGGTCGGCACCGCGATCTTCGGCGCGCGCGACTATTCCCATTGA
- the glcF gene encoding glycolate oxidase subunit GlcF, with the protein MQTNLADFIRNTPDGDEADAILRKCVHCGFCTATCPTYQLLGDELDGPRGRIYLIKQMVEGAPVTRSTQQHLDRCLTCRSCETTCPSGVQYGRLVEIGRKHVEAQVRRPLSQRLVRRALASFVPNSALFSPVMRLGQHVRPLLPKRLRDKVPPRTKLLEWPNRTHPRKMLMLAGCVQPSMLPNINIATARVLDALGVETIVAPEAGCCGAIRLHLNYHDEALDDARRNIDAWWPYVEQGVEAIVMNASGCGATVLEYAHLLRDDPAYAEKAQRIVALTRDVSDVLLAFEAELATLARRRSIHTVAYHPPCTLQHGQQSRGKVERLLETLGIDVRLPADSHLCCGSAGTYSLTQPSLSYKLRKQKLAKLQALEPQMIVSANVGCIAHLQSGTPIPVAHWVQLVEHLLYG; encoded by the coding sequence ATGCAGACGAACCTCGCCGATTTCATCCGCAATACGCCCGACGGCGACGAAGCCGACGCGATCCTGCGCAAGTGCGTGCATTGCGGGTTTTGCACCGCGACCTGCCCGACCTACCAGCTGCTCGGCGACGAGCTCGACGGCCCGCGCGGGCGCATCTACCTGATCAAGCAGATGGTCGAAGGCGCGCCCGTAACGCGCAGCACGCAGCAGCACCTCGACCGCTGCCTCACGTGCCGCAGCTGCGAGACGACCTGCCCGTCCGGCGTCCAGTACGGCCGCCTCGTCGAGATCGGCCGCAAGCACGTCGAGGCGCAGGTGCGGCGCCCGCTGTCGCAGCGGCTCGTGCGCCGCGCGCTCGCGAGCTTCGTGCCGAACAGCGCGCTGTTCTCGCCGGTGATGCGGCTCGGCCAGCATGTGCGGCCGCTGCTGCCGAAGCGCCTGCGCGACAAGGTGCCGCCGCGCACGAAACTGCTCGAATGGCCGAACCGCACCCATCCCCGCAAGATGCTGATGCTGGCCGGCTGCGTGCAGCCGTCGATGCTGCCGAACATCAACATCGCGACCGCGCGCGTGCTCGACGCGCTCGGCGTCGAGACCATCGTCGCGCCGGAAGCCGGCTGCTGCGGCGCGATCCGGCTGCACCTGAACTATCACGACGAGGCGCTCGACGACGCGCGCCGCAACATCGACGCGTGGTGGCCCTATGTCGAACAGGGCGTCGAGGCGATCGTGATGAACGCGTCCGGCTGCGGCGCGACGGTGCTCGAATATGCGCACCTGCTGCGCGACGACCCGGCGTACGCGGAGAAGGCGCAGCGCATCGTCGCGCTGACGCGCGACGTGTCCGACGTGCTGCTCGCATTCGAGGCCGAGCTCGCGACGCTCGCGCGGCGCCGTTCGATCCACACCGTCGCCTACCACCCGCCGTGCACGCTGCAGCACGGCCAGCAGTCGCGCGGCAAGGTCGAGCGGCTGCTCGAGACGCTCGGCATCGACGTGCGCCTGCCCGCCGACAGCCACCTGTGCTGCGGCTCGGCCGGCACCTATTCGCTGACGCAGCCGTCGCTGTCGTACAAGCTGCGCAAGCAGAAGCTCGCGAAGCTGCAGGCGCTCGAGCCGCAGATGATCGTCTCGGCGAACGTCGGCTGCATCGCGCACCTGCAAAGCGGCACGCCGATTCCGGTCGCGCACTGGGTCCAGCTGGTCGAGCACCTGCTGTACGGCTAA
- a CDS encoding cob(I)yrinic acid a,c-diamide adenosyltransferase, whose translation MGNRLSKIATRTGDDGTTGLGDGRRVGKDDVRIAAIGDVDELNSTIGVLLAETLPDDVRAALVTIQHDLFDLGGELCIPGHTVLGEAHLARLDQWLADYNATLPPLKEFILPGGSRGAALAHVCRTVCRRAERAIVALGRVETLQETPRRYVNRLSDLLFVLARVLNRADGGADVLWERGRAT comes from the coding sequence ATGGGCAACCGCTTGAGCAAGATCGCCACGCGCACCGGCGACGACGGCACCACCGGCCTGGGAGACGGACGGCGCGTTGGCAAGGACGACGTGCGGATCGCCGCGATCGGCGACGTCGACGAACTGAATTCGACCATCGGTGTGCTGCTCGCCGAAACGCTGCCCGACGACGTGCGCGCGGCGCTCGTCACGATCCAGCATGACCTGTTCGACCTGGGCGGCGAGCTGTGCATCCCGGGCCACACGGTGCTCGGCGAAGCGCATCTCGCGCGCCTCGACCAGTGGCTCGCCGACTACAACGCGACGCTGCCGCCGCTTAAGGAGTTCATCCTGCCCGGCGGTTCGCGCGGGGCAGCGCTCGCGCACGTGTGCCGGACCGTGTGCCGGCGTGCGGAGCGCGCGATCGTCGCGCTCGGCCGCGTCGAAACGCTGCAGGAGACGCCGCGCCGGTACGTGAACCGGCTGTCTGACCTGCTGTTCGTGCTGGCGCGCGTGCTGAACCGCGCGGACGGCGGCGCGGACGTGCTGTGGGAGCGCGGCCGGGCGACGTGA
- a CDS encoding FAD-linked oxidase C-terminal domain-containing protein, which translates to MNAPELSAEMRAQRQREVVQALMAVLPTHCLLYREEDTAPYECDGLSAYRRLPLAVALPETESQVQRIVQICRRMEVPIVPRGAGTSLSGGALPIALGVVLSLARFTRIVEVDPYARTATVQPGVRNLAISEAAAPYGLYYAPDPSSQIACTIGGNVAENSGGVHCLKYGLTVHNVMRVRAVTIDGEIVEFGSLALDTPGLDLLAVTIGSEGMFAIITEVTVRLIPKPQTAQLVMASFDNVIKGGEAVAAIIASGIIPAGLEMMDRPATQAVETFTHAGYDLDAKAILLCESDGTPEEVAEEIVRMTAVLREHGATRIQVSRNESERLRYWSGRKNAFPAAGRISPDYYCMDGTVPRRAIGPLLARIEQLEARYGLRCINVFHAGDGNMHPLILYNANDPDELHRAELFGADILECCVEFGGTVTGEHGVGVEKLNSMCVQFSPQERDAFFAVKRAFDPPGLLNPDKGIPTRARCAEYGRQHIRGGLLPHPDLPRF; encoded by the coding sequence ATGAACGCACCCGAACTGTCGGCCGAAATGCGCGCGCAGCGCCAGCGCGAAGTCGTGCAGGCGCTGATGGCCGTGCTGCCGACGCATTGCCTGCTGTATCGCGAAGAAGACACCGCGCCATACGAATGCGACGGCCTGTCCGCGTACCGGCGCCTGCCGCTCGCGGTCGCGCTGCCCGAGACGGAATCGCAGGTGCAGCGCATCGTGCAGATCTGCCGGCGCATGGAAGTGCCGATCGTGCCGCGCGGCGCGGGCACGAGCCTGTCGGGCGGCGCGCTGCCGATCGCGCTCGGCGTCGTGCTGTCGCTCGCGCGCTTCACGCGCATCGTCGAGGTCGACCCGTACGCGCGCACCGCGACCGTCCAGCCCGGCGTGCGCAATCTCGCGATCTCCGAGGCGGCCGCGCCATACGGCCTCTATTACGCGCCCGACCCGTCGTCGCAGATCGCCTGCACGATCGGCGGCAACGTCGCGGAGAATTCCGGCGGCGTGCACTGCCTGAAGTACGGCCTGACCGTGCACAACGTGATGCGCGTGCGCGCGGTGACGATCGACGGCGAGATCGTCGAATTCGGCTCGCTCGCGCTCGACACGCCGGGCCTCGACCTGCTCGCGGTGACGATCGGCAGCGAGGGCATGTTCGCGATCATCACCGAAGTCACGGTGAGGCTGATCCCGAAGCCGCAGACCGCGCAGCTCGTGATGGCGAGCTTCGACAACGTGATCAAGGGCGGCGAGGCGGTCGCGGCGATCATCGCGTCGGGGATCATCCCGGCCGGCCTCGAAATGATGGACAGGCCGGCGACGCAGGCGGTCGAGACGTTCACGCATGCGGGCTACGACCTCGACGCGAAGGCGATCCTGCTGTGCGAATCGGACGGCACGCCCGAGGAAGTCGCCGAGGAGATCGTCCGGATGACGGCGGTGCTGCGCGAGCACGGCGCGACGCGCATCCAGGTGTCGCGCAATGAAAGCGAGCGGCTGCGCTACTGGTCCGGCCGCAAGAACGCGTTTCCGGCCGCCGGGCGGATTTCCCCCGACTATTACTGCATGGACGGCACCGTGCCGCGCCGCGCGATCGGGCCGCTGCTCGCCCGCATCGAGCAGCTGGAGGCGCGCTACGGGCTGCGCTGCATCAACGTGTTCCATGCGGGCGACGGCAACATGCATCCGCTGATCCTGTACAACGCGAACGACCCGGACGAGCTGCACCGCGCCGAGCTGTTCGGCGCGGACATCCTCGAGTGCTGCGTCGAATTCGGCGGCACCGTGACGGGCGAGCACGGTGTCGGTGTCGAGAAGCTCAATTCGATGTGCGTGCAGTTTTCGCCGCAGGAGCGCGATGCGTTCTTCGCGGTGAAGCGCGCGTTCGATCCGCCGGGGCTGCTCAATCCCGACAAGGGCATTCCGACCCGCGCGCGCTGTGCCGAATACGGCCGCCAGCACATCCGCGGCGGACTGCTGCCGCACCCCGACCTGCCGCGCTTCTGA
- the proC gene encoding pyrroline-5-carboxylate reductase has protein sequence MKIAFIGGGNMAAALIGGLAKRGVGTDGLYAIDVNEDVRARIAQQFGIRTGAAIDATLADYDAIVLAVKPQVLKDVAQALAPHLKSQLVVSIAAGIRATDLSRWLGDYARVVRTMPNTPALVGMGVTGLAALPGVDAAGRELASNVLGAVGEIVWFDDESQLDAVTAIAGSGPAYVFYFIEALQEAARRLGMNDEQGRALAVATFTGAAQLAAQSGEPAGVLRERVTSKGGTTAAALASFDAQGVKEAIVRGALAAEARAKEMGDELGRA, from the coding sequence ATGAAGATTGCATTCATCGGCGGCGGCAACATGGCCGCGGCATTGATCGGCGGCCTCGCCAAGCGCGGCGTCGGCACGGACGGCCTGTACGCGATCGACGTCAACGAAGACGTCCGCGCGCGCATCGCGCAGCAATTCGGCATCCGCACCGGCGCGGCGATCGACGCGACGCTCGCGGACTACGACGCGATCGTGCTCGCGGTGAAACCGCAAGTGCTGAAGGACGTCGCGCAGGCGCTCGCGCCGCATCTGAAATCGCAACTCGTGGTCAGCATCGCGGCCGGCATCCGCGCGACGGACCTGTCGCGCTGGCTCGGCGATTACGCACGCGTCGTACGCACGATGCCGAACACGCCGGCGCTCGTCGGGATGGGCGTGACGGGGCTCGCCGCGCTGCCGGGCGTCGATGCGGCGGGCCGCGAGCTGGCGTCGAACGTGCTCGGCGCGGTCGGCGAGATCGTCTGGTTCGACGACGAGTCGCAGCTCGACGCGGTCACCGCGATCGCGGGCAGCGGCCCCGCGTACGTGTTTTATTTCATCGAAGCGCTGCAGGAAGCGGCGCGCCGCCTCGGGATGAACGACGAACAGGGCCGCGCGCTCGCGGTCGCGACGTTCACGGGCGCCGCGCAGCTCGCCGCGCAATCCGGCGAGCCGGCCGGCGTGCTGCGCGAGCGCGTGACGTCGAAGGGCGGCACGACGGCGGCCGCGCTCGCGTCGTTCGACGCGCAAGGCGTCAAGGAAGCGATCGTGCGCGGCGCGCTCGCGGCCGAGGCGCGCGCGAAGGAAATGGGCGACGAGCTCGGGCGCGCTTAA
- the ubiA gene encoding 4-hydroxybenzoate octaprenyltransferase: MLARFPLYLRLVRMDKPIGSLLLLWPTLNALWIASNGQPRWSLLVIFALGTLLMRSAGCAINDYADRDFDRHVKRTADRPLTSGKIRAWEAIAIAVGLALVAFLLILPLNTLTKELSVVAVIVAGTYPFMKRFFAIPQAYLGIAFGFGIPMAFAAVQDTVPMLAWVMLIANVFWSVAYDTEYAMVDRDDDIRIGIRTSALTFGRFDVAAVMACYAVTLGIYVWVGLTLGFGLVYWAGWAAAAGCAVYHYTLIKDRERMPCFAAFRHNNWLGGVLFAGIAAHYAVGGL; this comes from the coding sequence ATGCTCGCCCGCTTTCCCCTGTATCTGCGGCTCGTCCGGATGGACAAGCCGATCGGTAGCCTGCTGCTGCTCTGGCCGACGCTCAACGCGCTGTGGATCGCGTCGAACGGCCAGCCGCGCTGGTCGCTGCTCGTGATCTTCGCGCTCGGCACGCTGCTGATGCGCTCGGCCGGCTGCGCGATCAACGACTACGCCGACCGCGACTTCGACCGCCACGTGAAGCGCACGGCCGACCGTCCGCTGACGTCCGGCAAGATCCGGGCGTGGGAAGCGATCGCGATCGCGGTCGGGCTGGCGCTCGTCGCGTTCCTGCTGATCCTGCCGCTCAATACGCTGACGAAAGAGCTGTCGGTCGTCGCGGTGATCGTCGCGGGCACCTATCCGTTCATGAAGCGCTTCTTCGCGATTCCGCAGGCGTACCTGGGCATCGCGTTCGGCTTCGGCATCCCGATGGCGTTCGCGGCCGTGCAGGACACGGTGCCGATGCTCGCGTGGGTCATGCTGATCGCGAACGTGTTCTGGTCGGTCGCCTACGACACCGAATACGCGATGGTCGATCGCGACGACGACATCAGGATCGGCATCCGCACGTCGGCGCTCACGTTCGGCCGCTTCGACGTCGCGGCGGTGATGGCATGTTATGCGGTCACGCTCGGCATCTACGTGTGGGTCGGGCTGACGCTCGGCTTCGGCCTCGTCTACTGGGCGGGGTGGGCGGCGGCGGCCGGCTGCGCGGTGTATCACTACACGCTGATCAAGGATCGCGAGCGGATGCCGTGCTTCGCCGCGTTCCGGCACAACAACTGGCTCGGCGGCGTGCTGTTCGCCGGGATCGCCGCGCACTACGCGGTGGGCGGGCTCTGA
- the glcE gene encoding glycolate oxidase subunit GlcE has protein sequence MEEDDIVAGWAERVRAASADGRPLRLRGGGTKDWYGQALEGEILDTRAFQGIVSYDPAELVVTVRAGTPLAQLEAVLGERGQMLPFEPPHFGRAATVGGCVAAGLAGPRRATCGAPRDFVLGVELMNGRGEVLRFGGQVVKNVAGYDVARLMAGSLGTLGLMLELSIKVLPVPVAEITLKFEMSATDAVRKLNEWGGHPLPVSASAWRNGTLVLRLSGAEAAVKAAKTLLGGEVVDAVEAERFWAGLREHTDSFFHGIPPGFALWRLSLPSITEPMHLPGTQLMEWGGAQRWWITDADAQTVRMSAKQAGGHATLFRAGEAYDRSAGVFTPLAAPLMKIHRGLKAAFDPARIFNRGRLYPDL, from the coding sequence ATGGAAGAGGACGACATCGTCGCCGGATGGGCCGAGCGCGTTCGCGCGGCCAGCGCCGACGGCCGGCCGCTGCGCCTGCGCGGCGGCGGCACCAAGGACTGGTACGGCCAGGCGCTCGAGGGCGAGATACTCGACACGCGCGCGTTTCAAGGCATCGTGTCGTACGACCCGGCCGAACTCGTCGTCACGGTCCGCGCGGGCACCCCGCTCGCGCAGCTCGAAGCCGTCCTCGGCGAGCGTGGCCAGATGCTGCCGTTCGAGCCGCCGCATTTCGGCCGCGCGGCCACGGTCGGCGGCTGCGTCGCGGCGGGGCTCGCCGGCCCGCGGCGCGCGACCTGCGGCGCGCCGCGCGACTTCGTGCTGGGCGTCGAACTGATGAACGGCCGCGGCGAAGTGCTGCGCTTCGGCGGCCAGGTCGTGAAGAACGTCGCCGGCTACGACGTGGCGCGGCTGATGGCCGGCTCGCTCGGCACGCTCGGGCTGATGCTCGAGCTGTCGATCAAGGTGCTGCCGGTGCCGGTCGCCGAAATCACCCTGAAGTTCGAGATGAGCGCGACCGATGCGGTGCGCAAGCTCAACGAATGGGGCGGCCACCCGCTGCCCGTCAGCGCGAGCGCATGGCGCAACGGCACCCTCGTGCTGCGCCTGTCCGGCGCCGAGGCCGCGGTGAAGGCCGCGAAGACGCTGCTCGGCGGCGAAGTCGTCGACGCGGTCGAGGCCGAGCGCTTCTGGGCCGGCCTGCGCGAACACACCGATTCGTTCTTCCACGGCATTCCGCCGGGCTTCGCGCTGTGGCGCCTGTCGCTGCCGAGCATCACCGAGCCGATGCATCTGCCGGGCACGCAACTGATGGAATGGGGCGGCGCGCAGCGCTGGTGGATCACCGACGCCGATGCGCAGACCGTCCGCATGAGCGCGAAACAGGCGGGCGGCCATGCAACGCTGTTCCGCGCGGGCGAAGCGTACGACCGCAGCGCCGGCGTGTTCACGCCGCTGGCCGCGCCGCTGATGAAAATCCACCGCGGGCTGAAGGCGGCGTTCGATCCGGCGCGCATCTTCAACCGCGGCCGGCTCTACCCCGATCTTTAG